A single region of the Chelmon rostratus isolate fCheRos1 chromosome 5, fCheRos1.pri, whole genome shotgun sequence genome encodes:
- the ep400 gene encoding E1A-binding protein p400 isoform X5 — protein sequence MHHGSGSQNMQRQLQRSKSVSGSEAEEQQQPTMAVTQQQATVNHPQSPVTTFSSAASPSAPQSPNYQIIMSRSPVTGQNMNITLQNVGQMVTGNQQITLTPLPIQTPASPGFQHTTPQWRFEHAPSSYIQVTSPVPQPMQPQSPTQHSPVPLQGVTRPGAPAAALGVCGQSPTRFVDAGMLVRQISLGSQSGSGHFVYQDGTGLAQIAPATPGQVQLASPGAPGSVRERRLSQPHSQTGGTIHHLGPQSPVATGTALPTLGSPGHITTSNLPPQISSIIQGQLARPMIFEKTSQGVVAGVGTTATASFSIPSSIPPSSPSLTSPTQGIPSNPLAATSMAVGTVKKQVPKKLEEIAPSTPEIAQLRKQCLEHHTKKMESLKEVFKEYLIELFFLQHLQGNMMDYLAFKKKPCVPLYTYLRQNDLDLEEEEEEEEQSEVINDEVKVVTGKDGQAVTPVAIATQLPANVSAAFSVQQLQGHQVAAAITNPGDMDAFKRQQAMVQAGGMPPTPQAVQIAGQKQNQQQYDPSKGPPVQNAASLHTPPPQLPSRLPQGTLPMTGLPITLSQQTQLVENTAQPGGQLQAQMKVQAGGPVLATVNPHTQLQAQLQQQMQPGLHLQLQPQQQQSQAILQSGQATVALARPGTESNQPVQRILTNSISMTSMSPAPLSAPNSVPTPHTASPLRPLASNINPSTQSKLTGTNGISTVKIGGFGQSPTMQSSQEGSQDKQVEQAKLESQVHQRISELRKEGQWSASRLPKLVEASRPKSRWDYLLEEMQWMAADFAQERRWKEAAAKKLVRTCARYHQEQKKSEERSKKEREIHLRHIASTIAREVEFFWSNIEQVVEIKLQFEIYEKRLKALSLQKAPAKAPGQSAGVKTDKEEVASSTKKRKSSSSLVDEDVADEESTIEEQEVMEGEADHKAELVDLAKDAEMPLDALVKQYAGAYVDSFEWPQPSPHSEEDDMDETEEIECPAGSPPEAVLIDSLLSVDQYRGADKATSSDSDGKPARDIAEVAAATELILPKGSFRTTSSTRSPAPFLLHGSLREYQQIGVDWLVNLHKKHLNGILADETGLGKTVQTVAYMAHLAGQEGIWGPHLIVVRTCKLLNWEVEFKRWCPGLKILLYLGNRKERRSKRMWWGEANSFHVCVTSYKLLMKDQSHFLRRRWRHLVLDEVQLIKNMTEKHWETIFALRSEQRVLLINTPLQNTLKELWTMIHFLLPGITRSYSDFPVKAGTDQNQDYCHKLVIRLHRMIQPFILRRSKRDVEKQLPKKYEHILKCRLSSRQKSLYEDILTQPGAQEALKTGHFVSVLQVLMQLQRVCNHPELVAPRENSSSYFCSSLQYNVPSLVLGALQNDSSKVANLSIFDLINNENRLTRYQTEEVVPKLKVTQQLIEEIYTGPDPPPRPRPCPIKPMRLFQPVQYGTKPEGRLAAITSAAGQRPPTSSPTTSVSASTTSQSAQTRGKSPVTTATTTATSHGGDVVKIAQLANIAGSQNRISQPETPVTLQFQGNKFTLSPSQLRQLTTGQPLQLQGTLGNILQIVSAPGQQIIRPQGSMVMQTMPQAVPASNASATPGTPHPALSTAQQALGVTTNATSAPSKLTTAAHAGSQESSEEKTQQLKERLSRLFEANERRCSRRVLYGSDLLQACTLSSEPGHSALTAGGWRWVGRESCLRAQRTCVATASPLRSTLLSVEDRLEAANSLIKRLVCVVPPAVASPPHLYAANPPVPYSLEQKSLHRGLQEASSPHSAHIHHMAARRLFCFPDLQLMQMDSGKLEALAILLQKLRSDSRRVLIFTQMVKMLDILEAFLDHRQLTYVRVDESFTPEERQENMKKFNRNRKVFCSILTNRCCSAVGTVFDADTIIFYDTDLNPSMDARTQEWCDKIGRSKDIHIYRLESGNSIEEKLLKNGTKDLIREVAAQGTDYTLAFLTQRTIQDLFEVEAGSGEKVEEFVVLHQEPSASEAISPRVARPYIQALHSINLDAQDEEQQQQQQQQEEEEELAGKESPEDDQESEGQAKEEPAQKEELNAVMEQLTPIERYALHYLEYLHISDDEAALKERLECSKRGWELQQLQKLKEEEEERQITEGDEDLFTYTREDAYNMEYVFDAEDGHTEIMPLWTPPTPPQDDNDIYIDSVMMLMYDTTPMPESKLPPVYIRKEHKRLKMDPSAAARKKKKGHGETVIPPRSLFEKASMLKVRREGKDQKKNFSLKQQAPFAKPLPSLVKPAMEAGQDNPEWLISEDWALLQAVKQLLELPLNLTIVSPAHTPNWDLVSDVVNSCSRIYRSPKQCRNRYENVIIPREEGKLVYEANPKKKTKSIYKSKNSRPLRTCQIYTQDDNATHIQLYNSRFELMKIIASKRSPPIKPLLGMNPFQKNPKHASVLAESGISYDKPLPPIQVASQRAERIAKEKKALAEQQKAQQLAQQQQGGAPQAQAAPGQAQAPAAGQAQAQVPQAAAVAGAAAVPNAAVLAGAIKNATVGTTIQAATVGGNVIVNTVAGVPPSPFQANKRLASPVIPGTLSPASAAGAQVVHTQQRAVTAAAPAEVVAIATGQGVRAVTPVTASAVVSTTLSPVQSQTRPLVTQVTPAAGMQLTQGKPLTPAHLQMLRQQQLQQHQQQQQQQAASPQIKAVGKPQELLKMHKHKLQLQQQQQQQQQVAAAVAAAAAQGQQAAGAQQAAQVQPAQAAQANPQLAAVAAPRPGAVLTGTTVTNLQVARLTRVPTQGQIQAQPGQTAQVTLTKPPVVSVPAVVSSAGVTTLPVTVAGISVAIGQAQKTGGPVLTPSFPQMQVQQLLQMKKQQQAAAVQAAAAAQQKAGQPQQGQATVQQKIGTQQVTVQAAQPAQQQQQKVTYAATTQLQPGIKTQFFTTSIAQAQKPTGAQQIQMAKLPQIVQQQPPVANIQQIVSSPQQIQAQTVTLTQAAASAPAQVQMITAGTATAQVVQQKIIQQQVVTAATSPQIQTPPPHSPAQQAAAPSAAESPAQQPAQPQQPTKGQARQGGIRAKTPAKPSGGSG from the exons ATGCACCATGGAAGTGGATCGCAGAATATGCAACGACAGCTCCAGAGATCCAAGTCTGTCAGTGGGTCtgaagcagaggagcagcagcagcccaccATGGCAGTTACACAGCAGCAAGCTACAGTTAACCACCCTCAATCTCCTGTGACCACATTTTCCTCCGCTGCCAGCCCATCAGCCCCCCAGTCACCCAATTATCAGATAATCATGAGTCGTAGCCCAGTCACTGGCCAGAACATGAATATCACTTTACAAAATGTGGGACAGATGGTGACCGGTAACCAGCAGATCACCCTGACCCCTCTCCCCATCCAGACCCCGGCATCCCCTGGCTTCCAGCATACTACACCTCAGTGGAGGTTTGAGCATGCTCCATCCTCCTACATCCAGGTCACCTCACCTGTGCCCCAGCCCATGCAGCCACAAAGTCCCACTCAGCACAGCCCAGTCCCTCTGCAAGGTGTGACAAGGCCAGGAGCACCTGCAGCAGCgttgggtgtgtgtggacagagcCCAACACGATTTGTTGATGCTGGTATGTTAGTGCGGCAAATCAGTTTAGGCAGTCAATCGGGAAGTGGCCACTTTGTTTATCAGGATGGGACAGGACTGGCCCAGATTGCCCCAGCCACACCTGGTCAGGTACAGCTGGCCTCTCCAGGAGCACCGGGCTCTGTGAGGGAACGTCGGCTCTCTCAGCCTCACTCACAGACTGGAGGCACCATCCACCACCTTGGACCTCAAAGTCCTGTGGCCACCGGTACTGCTCTCCCCACTCTGGGCAGCCCTGGTCACATCACCACTTCCAACCTACCTCCACAGATCAGCAGTATCATTCAAGGACAGCTCGCACGCCCTATGATATTTGAGAAGACATCACAAGGTGTGGTTGCTGGGGTGGGAACCACAGCCACAGCATCATTTAGTATACCCTCCTCCATTCCACCCTCTAGCCCATCCCTCACCAGTCCAACACAAGGGATCCCCAGCAATCCTCTCGCTGCCACCAGCATGGCTGTGGGCACTGTGAAGAAGCAGGTTCCCAAGAAGTTAGAAGAAATCGCTCCTTCTACGCCAGAGATTGCCCAGCTGAGAAAACAGTGCTTGGAGCACCACACAAAGAAGATGGAGAGCCTGAAAGAAGTGTTCAAAGAATACCTGATTgagcttttctttctgcagcaccTCCAAGGGAACATGATGGACTACTTAGCTTTTAAGAAGAAGCCCTGTGTTCCCTTGTATACTTACTTGAGACAGAACGACCTGGAcctggaagaggaagaggaagaagaagaacagtcTGAGGTCATTAATGATGAG GTAAAGGTTGTTACTGGAAAGGATGGCCAAGCAGTGACACCAGTTGCCATAGCAACACAGCTTCCTGCCAatgtttctgcagctttctCTGTCCAGCAGCTTCAG GGACACCAAGTGGCTGCTGCAATTACAAACCCTGGAGACATGGATGCCTTTAAGAGGCAACAGGCTATGGTGCAAGCAG GCGGGATGCCGCCTACTCCTCAAGCGGTCCAGATTGCAGGACAGAAGCAGAACCAGCAACAATACGACCCATCCAAAGGACCTCCGGTGCAAAATGCAGCCAGCCTGCACACCCCTCCTCCCCAGCTGCCCAGCAGGTTGCCCCAAGGTACCCTCCCGATGACAGGCCTGCCCATAACACTCTCTCAGCAGACTCAGTTAGTGGAGAACACAGCTCAGCCTGGTGGCCAGCTTCAGGCACAGATGAAGGTGCAGGCAGGTGGACCTGTCCTGGCCACAGTAAACCCCCACACACAGCTCCAGGCAcagttgcagcagcagatgcaACCAGGACTTCATCTCCAGTTGCAGCCCCAGCAGCAACAATCCCAGGCCATACTTCAGTCAGGCCAAGCG ACGGTGGCACTTGCTCGTCCTGGTACAGAGTCAAACCAGCCAGTTCAGAGAATCCTGACCAACTCGATATCCATGACATCCATGTCCCCCgctcccctctctgctcctaATTCTGTTCCAACCCCCCATACTGCAAGTCCACTCCGCCCTCTTGCCTCTAACATCAACCCAAGCACCCAGTCCAAGCTGACTGGAACCAATGGCATATCCACAGTTAAAATTGGTGGCTTTGGTCAAAGTCCGACCATGCAGTCCTCACAGGAGGGTTCTCAAGATAAACAAGTGGAGCAGGCCAAACTG GAGAGTCAAGTGCATCAACGCATCTCTGAGCTAAGGAAGGAGGGCCAGTGGTCAGCCAGTAGGCTCCCCAAGCTTGTGGAAGCCTCACGTCCAAAGTCCCGCTGGGACTACCTCCTGGAGGAGATGCAGTGGATGGCAGCTGACTTTGCCCAGGAAAGGAGATGGAAAGAGGCTGCAGCTAAGAAG CTTGTTCGCACGTGTGCCCGTTACCATcaagagcagaagaaaagtgaagagaggtcaaagaaagaaagggaaattCATCTTCGTCACATTGCCAGCACGATTGCCCGCGAGGTGGAATTCTTTTGGTCAAACATTGAGCAG GTTGTGGAAATTAAACTTCAGTTTGAAATTTATGAGAAAAGGCTCAAAGCACTCAGCTTACAAAAAGCCCCCGCCAAAG CACCCGGTCAGTCAGCAGGAGTGAAGACTGATAAAGAG gaAGTGGCGTCTtcaactaaaaaaagaaaatcaagttCGTCCTTGGTAGATGAAGATG TCGCAGATGAAGAGAGCACCATAGAGGAGCAGGAGGTCATGGAGGGGGAAGCAGACCACAAAGCAGAGTTGGTTGACCTCGCCAAAGACG CTGAGATGCCTCTGGATGCTTTGGTGAAGCAGTATGCTGGCGCCTACGTTGACAGCTTCGAGTGGCCTCAGCCTAGTCCTCATAGTGAAGAGGATGACATGGACGAGACTGAAG AAATCGAGTGTCCTGCAGGCAGTCCACCTGAGGCAGTGTTGATTGACTCCCTGCTTAGTGTGGACCAGTATCGCGGTGCTGACAAAGCCACTTCCTCTGACTCTGATGGGAAGCCTGCCAGAGATATAGCTGAAGTGGCTGCTGCCACAGAGCTCATCCTGCCCAAGGGCAGCTTCAGGACCACTTCCTca ACCCGCAGCCCAGCTCCGTTTCTACTGCATGGGTCACTGCGTGAATATCAGCAGATTGGTGTGGACTGGCTGGTAAACCTTCACAAGAAACATCTCAATGGCATCCTGGCAGATGAGACGGGCCTTGGCAAGACCGTGCAGACAGTGGCTTACATGGCCCACTTAGCTGGCCAAGAGG GCATCTGGGGACCCCATCTTATTGTGGTAAGGACATGCAAGTTGCTGAATTGGGAGGTGGAGTTCAAGCGCTGGTGTCCTGGCCTTAAGATCCTGCTCTACCTTGGAAACCGAAAGGAGCGCAGATCTAAGAGAATG TGGTGGGGGGAAGCCAACAGCTTCCATGTATGTGTGACATCCTACAAGCTGCTGATGAAGGACCAGAGCCATTTCctgaggagaaggtggaggcaCCTGGTCCTGGACGAGGTGCAgctcatcaaaaacatgactgaGAAACACTGGGAGACAATCTTTGCTCTCAGAAG TGAGCAGAGGGTCCTCCTCATCAACACTCCACTACAGAATACTCTAAAGGAGCTGTGGACCATGATCCACTTCCTCTTGCCAGGAATCACAAGGTCCTACTCTGACTTTCCCGTTAAGGCTGGCACAGACCAGAACCAGGACTACTGCCACAAACTGGTCATCCGCCTGCACAGG ATGATCCAGCCTTTCATCCTGAGGCGCTCCAAAAGGGACGTGGAGAAACAGCTGCCCAAGAAGTACGAGCACATCTTAAAGTGCCGTCTCTCCAGCAGACAGAAGAGCCTTTACGAGGATATCCTAACTCAACCAGG AGCCCAGGAGGCGCTGAAGACGGGTCATTTTGTCAGCGTGCTTCAGGTGTTGATGCAGTTACAGCGAGTGTGTAACCACCCTGAGCTGGTGGCACCCAGAGAGAACAGCAGCTCCtacttctgctcctctctgcagtaCAACGTCCCGTCGCTGGTGCTGGGAGCTCTCCAGAACGACTCAAGCAAG GTTGCCAACCTGTCCATATTTGATCTGATTAATAACGAGAACAGACTGACTCGGTATCAGACTGAAGAGGTGGTACCCAAACTGAAGGTCACTCAACAGCTCATAGAGGAGATCTACACTGGTCCAGACCCGCCGCCACGACCCAGGCCATGCCCAATAAAACCCATGAG ATTGTTCCAGCCAGTGCAGTATGGGACAAAGCCGGAAGGTCGCCTGGCTGCCATCACAAGTGCAGCAGGCCAGCGTCCTCCAACAAGCTCTCCCACCACCAGCGTCTCTGCCTCCACCACCAGCCAGTCAGCCCAGACCAGGGGCAAGTCCCCTGTCACCACTGCAACGACTACAGCCACTTCTCATG GTGGAGATGTGGTGAAGATCGCCCAGCTGGCCAACATAGCGGGCAGTCAGAATCGAATCTCCCAGCCAGAGACTCCTGTCACGCTGCAGTTTCAGGGTAACAAGTTCACTTTGTCCCCCAGCCAGCTCCGCCAGCTGACCACTGGACAGCCCTTGCAGCTCCAAGGTACACTCG GCAACATCCTTCAGATCGTGTCAGCTCCGGGGCAGCAGATCATCAGGCCCCAGGGATCCATGGTGATGCAAACAATGCCACAAGCTGTTCCTGCCTCCAACGCCTCAGCTACACCTGGCACACCTCATCCTGCTCTGTCAACAGCCCAACAAG CATTGGGTGTGACTACAAATGCCACATCAGCCCCCTCCAAGCTCACTACTGCAGCTCATGCTGGTTCTCAG GAGtcttcagaagaaaagactcagcagctgaaggagcGTTTGAGCCGCCTGTTTGAAGCTAATGAGCGACGCTGTAGCCGCAGAGTGTTGTACGGGTCGGACCTGCTGCAGGCGTGCACGTTGAGCTCGGAGCCCGGTCACTCTGCCCTGACAGCTGGAGGCTGGAGGTGGGTGGGCAGAGAGAGCTGCCTCAGGGCCCAGAGAACCTGCGTAGCTACAGCCTCTCCACTGCGGTCCACCCTGCTCTCTGTGGAGGACCGGCTGGAGGCCGCAAACAGCCTTATCAAGAG gttggtgtgtgtggtgcCTCCAGCAGTAGCCTCACCTCCTCACCTGTATGCAGCCAATCCCCCGGTTCCCTACAGCCTTGAGCAAAAGTCCCTTCACCGTGGGCTACAGGAGGCCTCGTCCCCCCACAGTGCTCACATCCACCACATGGCAGCCAGGCGTCTCTTCTGTTTTCCTGACCTGCAGCTAATGCAGATGGACTCAG gTAAACTGGAAGCTCTTGCCATTCTGCTGCAGAAGCTGAGGTCAGACAGCCGCCGTGTCCTCATCTTTACTCAGATGGTGAAGATGCTAGACATCCTGGAGGCCTTCCTGGATCACAGGCAGCTCACTTACGTGCGGGTTGATGAAAGCTTCACGCCTGAAGAACGACAG GAGAATATGAAGAAGTTtaacaggaacaggaaggtGTTCTGCAGCATCCTGACCAaccgctgctgctctgcagttgGCACTGTGTTTGACGCAGACACCATCATCTTCTACGACACAGACCTCAATCCCAGCATGGACGCCCGCACCCAGGAGTGGTGTGACAAAATAGGACGTTCCAAGGATATACACATATACAG GTTGGAGAGTGGAAACTCCATtgaggagaagctgctgaagaACGGCACCAAGGACCTGATCAGAGAAGTGGCTGCCCAGGGTACTGACTACACACTGGCTTTCCTCACACAG CGGACAATTCAAGATCTGTTTGAGGTGGAGGCAGGCTCAggggagaaggtggaggagttTGTGGTTCTTCACCAAGAGCCTTCAGCCTCTGAAGCCATCTCTCCCAGAGTGGCTCGACCATACATCCAGGCTCTCCACAGCATCAACCTGGATGCCcaggatgaagagcagcagcagcagcagcagcagcaggaagaggaggaggagttagCAGGAAAGGAGTCACCGGAGGATGACCAGGAGTCAGAGGGCCAAGCTAAAGAAGAGCCTGCCCAGAAGGAGGAGCTGAACGCGGTCATGGAACAG CTCACACCAATCGAAAGATACGCCCTGCATTACCTGGAGTACCTCCACATCAGTGATGATGAAGCTGCTCTCAAG GAGCGCTTGGAGTGCTCCAAGAGAGGctgggagctgcagcagctgcagaagctgaaggaggaggaggaggagcggcagATAACGGAGGGAGATGAAGATCTCTTCACCTACACCAGAGAGGATGCCTACAACATG GAGTACGTGTTCGATGCAGAGGACGGCCACACAGAAATCATGCCG CTCTGGACTCCACCCACACCACCGCAGGACGACAACGACATTTACATCGACTCTGTGATGATGCTGATGTACGACACCACCCCCATGCCGGAGTCCAAGCTGCCTCCCGTCTACATCCGCAAGGAGCACAAGAGACTGAAGATGGACCCCTCAG cagcagccagaaagaagaagaagggccACGGGGAGACGGTCATTCCTCCACGCTCCCTGTTCGAAAAGGCCAGCATGCTGAAAGTTCGCCGCGAGGGCAAGGACCAGAAAAAGAACTTCTCCCTCAAGCAGCAGGCGCCCTTTGCCAAGCCCCTACCTTCGCTGGTTAAACCTGCCATGGAGGCCGGCCAGGACAACCCAGAGTGGCTCATTAGTGAAGACTGGGCTCTCCTTCAG GCTGTAAAGCAGCTGCTGGAGTTGCCTCTGAACCTGACAATCGTGTCTCCCGCCCACACTCCCAACTGGGATCTGGTGAGCGACGTGGTGAACTCCTGCAGCCGCATCTACCGCTCACCCAAACAGTGTCGCAACCGCTACGAGAATGTCATCATTCCCAGAGAGGAGGGCAAG TTGGTGTACGAGGCAAACCCCAAGAAGAAAACCAAGAGCATATACAAG TCTAAGAACAGCCGTCCTCTGAGAACCTGTCAGATCTACACACAGGACGACAACgccacacacattcagctctaCAACAGCCGCTTTGAGCTCATGAAGATCATTGCCAGCAAGAGGAGCCCACCAATCAAACCACT GCTCGGCATGAATCCGTTCCAGAAGAATCCCAAGCACGCCTCGGTCTTGGCTGaaag TGGGATCAGCTACGACAAGCCCCTACCTCCCATTCAGGTGGCCTCTCAGCGCGCAGAAAGGATCGCCAAGGAGAAAAAG gcccttgcagagcagcagaaggcCCAGCAGTtggcccagcagcagcagggcggAGCTCCCCAGGCCCAGGCTGCACCCGGCCAGGCACAGGCTCCCGCTGCCGGCCAGGCTCAGGCTCAGGTCCCTCAGGCCGCCGCGGTGGCCGGAGCCGCGGCTGTGCCTAATGCGGCTGTTCTG GCTGGAGCCATAAAAAATGCCACTGTGGGCACAACCATCCAGGCTG CCACTGTAGGGGGGAATGTGATTGTGAACACAGTAGCTGGAGTCCCCCCAAGTCCCTTCCAGGCCAACAAACGCCTGGCATCTCCAGTCATACCAGGCACCCTGTCT cCTGCCAGTGCGGCCGGAGCCCAGGTGGTCCACACGCAACAGAGAGCCGTCACGGCCGCCGCCCCTGCCGAAGTGGTCGCCATAGCTACGGGTCAGGGTGTTCGAGCCGTCACCCCGGTGACAGCGTCTGCGGTAGTTTCTACCACTCTGAGCCCGGTGCAGTCACAGACTCGCCCACTGGTCACTCAGGTCACACCAG CCGCAGGTATGCAGCTGACACAAGGAAAGCCTCTCACCCCAGCCCACCTGCAGATGCTCCGacagcaacagctgcagcagcaccaacagcagcagcagcagcaggctgcttCCCCTCAGATCAAAGCTGTAGGCAAACCCCAG gagtTGTTGAAGATGCACAAACATaagttgcagctgcagcagcaacagcagcagcagcagcaggtggctgCAGCGGTGGCTGCGGCAGCGGCTCAGGGCCAGCAGGCTGCGGGGGCCCAGCAGGCCGCCCAGGTGCAGCCCGCACAGGCCGCCCAAGCCAACCCTCAGCTCGCAGCCGTGGCAGCTCCCAGACCCGGAGCCGTGCTGACGGGCACCACCGTGACCAACCTGCAGGTGGCCAGACTG ACCCGAGTGCCCACTCAGGGCCAGATTCAGGCCCAGCCGGGACAGACGGCCCAGGTGACCCTCACCAAGCCTCCTGTGGTCTCTGTGCCGGCCGTGGTCTCCTCAGCTGGCGTCACTACACTGCCGGTCACTGTGGCAGGCATCAGCGTGGCTATCGGTCAGGCCCAGAAAACAG GCGGGCCCGTGCTGACGCCATCCTTCCCCCAGATGCAGgtccagcagctgcttcagatgaagaagcagcagcaggcggcaGCAGTTCAGgcggcagctgcagctcagcagaagGCGGGGCAGCCGCAGCAAGGACAGGCCACTGTTCAGCAGAAG ATCGGCACCCAGCAGGTGACGGTGCAGGCGGCCCAGCcggcccagcagcagcagcagaaggtgaCCTACGCTGCCACCACCCAACTCCAACCAGGAATCAAGACCCAGTTCTTCACTACATCCATCGCCCAGGCTCAGAAACCCACTGGAGCCCAACAAATCCAG ATGGCTAAGCTCCCACAAATAGTGCAGCAGCAACCTCCTGTGGCCAATATCCAGCAAATCGTGTCTTCTCCGCAGCAG atcCAGGCTCAGACCGTGACTCTGACGCAGGCCGCCGCCTCTGCTCCTGCTCAGGTGCAGATGATCACCGCTGGCACGGCGACAGCACAGGTGGTCCAGCAGAAGatcatccagcagcaggtggtgACCGCGGCCACCTCGCCACAGATCCAGACGCCTCCGCCACACAGCCCCGCCCAGCAGGCCGCGGCGCCCTCCGCCGCAGAGTCCCCAGCGCAGCAGCCGGCGCAGCCCCAACAGCCCACCAAGGGTCAAGCTCGCCAGGGTGGCATCAGGGCCAAAACTCCCGCCAAGCCCAGCGGGGGGAGCGGCTAA